Proteins found in one Magnolia sinica isolate HGM2019 chromosome 5, MsV1, whole genome shotgun sequence genomic segment:
- the LOC131246789 gene encoding auxin-induced in root cultures protein 12-like: MDDSDLSITSNAVPNERIQTIQSKSRRMQNEFLLESPTKRAPAPFSPLLEPLLVLTSQDLKSMDSLSLTAAVAAISLLAIFTTPCHSATPTTSCTSQSFSNNRSFSLCSNLPHLSSSLFWTYYPSNSTASIAFVAPPAQPTGWIAWAINPTATGMIGSQALIAFQSNGLMKVQTFNITGYGPVQPSPISINVSDLSAVFDKGLMMIFATVTLPQNKTTWNQVWQVGSTVTNGLPDKHAFATDNLNAKQTLDFLKGATSGTGTGGQQNGTVSVIGKAPASAPSPSSPSSSPTPSFSPRRAIYRPSFMMGLVLFVIFICSV; encoded by the coding sequence ATGGACGATTCTGATCTTTCCATTACTTCGAACGCGGTCCCCAATGAACGGATACAAACAATACAAAGTAAATCGCGACGGATGCAAAACGAATTCCTACTCGAATCTCCTACAAAAAGGGCTCCGGCACCCTTCTCTCCTCTACTCGAACCCCTCCTTGTTTTAACGTCTCAAGATCTAAAATCCATGGATTCTCTTTCTCTTACTGCAGCTGTAGCTGCTATATCTCTCCTTGCGATATTTACAACCCCATGCCACTCAGCTACACCTACAACCAGCTGCACTTCTCAATCCTTCTCAAACAACAGAAGCTTCTCCCTCTGCAGCAATCTCCCCCACCTCAGTTCCTCCCTCTTCTGGACCTACTATCCGTCCAACTCCACTGCATCCATCGCCTTCGTCGCTCCTCCCGCACAACCAACAGGCTGGATTGCATGGGCTATCAACCCAACGGCCACAGGCATGATCGGGTCCCAGGCCCTCATCGCTTTCCAATCCAACGGGTTGATGAAGGTCCAGACCTTCAACATCACCGGTTACGGCCCCGTCCAGCCCTCCCCCATCTCAATCAACGTCTCTGATCTTTCAGCCGTGTTCGACAAAGGGCTAATGATGATCTTCGCCACGGTGACGTTGCCTCAGAACAAGACGACGTGGAACCAGGTAtggcaggtggggtccactgtaaccAACGGTCTACCTGATAAGCATGCGTTCGCCACGGATAATTTGAATGCGAAACAGACGTTGGATTTTCTGAAGGGGGCGACTAGTGGGACCGGGACCGGCGGGCAGCAGAATGGAACGGTGAGCGTAATAGGGAAAGCGCCAGCATCGGCTCCGTCGCCTTCGTCGCCGTCTTCATCGCCGACTCCTTCTTTCTCGCCTCGACGTGCTATTTATCGGCCGTCGTTTATGATGGGCTTGGTTTTGTTTGTGATTTTTATATGCAGTGTTTGA